Sequence from the Magallana gigas chromosome 4, xbMagGiga1.1, whole genome shotgun sequence genome:
gtatcattattttaatttttcttaacatttgtttaaggaatttaaataaatatggacTCGGCTCTATTTATCCAGCttcacattttcaaatcaaaatcaatcattgAAAAAGTATTCTTAAAATATACTTATAAGCATTATCAACTCAccaaaaactgtttttaagGCCAATATTATCTGTACAGTTTCTGTGGATGTGATTAAATTGCATTGTCTACTTTATTATgtcatatataataaaacacaATAGGAACAGTCTAAAGTTTAATTAACCAATGATATCATACAAAATGACAATGTCAATATGCATAACAATAATTTGAAAGATAAAGGTCAAACGAACTCCTTGTGGTAAGAGGTTCGATAGTTGACGCACCTTCAAAATACAGCATTTCATCAGTTCCGCTAAAGCAACATTACTCTTTAGGAATGTTTACAGTTTATTGTCATCTATCACGATATCACTTTTCACAACCTTTCTTCTCCACATATCTACAGACAACTACGGGCATTGGCGCATGCCTCAGTATATAGTCACTGACACTGCTTAAAATAGTTTTTCGCACTTTTCCGAGACCCCTTGTGCCGATCACAATAAAAGAGGCGTGGATTTCTTTGGCAGCTTGTACTATATATACCCTCTCCCGGGGATTTGGAATCGATGGCGTTGGCTTCACCTAAAATCTgttgaaaaataagatatatttaaccagtcaattttaaaaattgccatTTATCGAGAATTTTCATTGCGTGTTATAGTACAACCCAACGTATGAAGTCATGCACAGTCTTACCTTGGAGTTttctaatagttttgagaattttttgacTGTCTCGAGGTGTCTTGCTCTTTTTTTGTCAAGAGATCCACCTACTTTTTCTTCCACACTTTCTGTAAAAGCTAAATAATAAGAGGACTCGTTAAAATATTGATTGCTATCTCTTCAGGAAAAACCCAAACAGAATCTTGTTTTTACAATGTGCACAATATCAATCTAAGGATTTCTGTAATGTACTGAAGTCTTCAtccaaatataaatgtaaatgtatttctaTTCAACAACCATGGAATACCTTGATCAAGGTTCTTTATTGGggtttttaatcaactctttaTGTGTccaaaatttgaaacatttgctcGTGACCCAAATAGTAttgagatagagagagagagagagagagagagagagagagagagagagagagagagagagagagagagaggacttGAAGTTTAACACAAATATGATAACAAGTTTAATCTGAATCCTCTTTCATAGTCCAATGTTAGAATGgtacaaaatcagtttaaatcATGTGAAAGTATAAAACATTGAGCGCAACAATGACAATACCcatcattatatatttcttcctgtgtgaaacaaattaaaatgttccttaaggaaggagtcttttctagttttcgacttgtcatacgtaaatttgattaattgttcattaaatcaagatgaaaggaaattaaaatagtatatttttctttcttttttactatcatacaacttggcatagaaaaatgtaatcaatgtttagaatcgaacaaggactatatttttggcgtaatattggcgtaggaaaatatcacatgttgcgcaattcagaattgctctgttttggcattttaaaaacagaaacaatttaatgttggatttttttactaatgtgaactaataatattatacttgggtttcagaatatgtttttaaaatatgatttgcctatgaaattacatttttataagctttttaaagcgcccattctatacattgatttttgttaaaaaatcattaaaatcagtttttctctcttataaaATGGTCagtatattagcttttctgtcaatttatatctttatataaagtctttataatacataaaaatcagaaatattttattattggaagcataaaaaaatagtcaaaatttcttcaaaatttaagaaaattagaggaaatgcgggctaagcaatgtcaattttagtataaatatttattccaatttagtagtataagctgataacCACTCTgatggtctatgatttcattgaagattagaatctttaaatcttaaacaaatgtctacagaactacaaagagctacacttatttttatcatcctgtACGTtaaggaaaaaggtagtgaccttgacctgacctttatgcgaaaacaacaaggtaaaatttgattaaactgatagaatcattaggtaatatgatccgtttgactgtgtcaaaatttcatgaatttcttattataagaagtatgcttgataatgaaaagactccttccttaagtattataatattaacaaaatttttCCTGCACACTGTATATCTAAAGAAAAATCCTAATTTCATTTATGTTCTGTGTGTACTTATGTATACCGGCCAAGTTTTTTCATTAATTGGGTGTGGCAAagtaaatatcaattttgaaatgaattgaaTGAATATTATGTTATTCTCATTCTAACTAAAATTTTAATCGTAACTCGATTATTTGGACACATTACATAAGTCTgaaaatgaagtaaaattttattgtatCTGTAAGCAAATGTTTACCCCCAACCCCCATTTCTCCCTACCGCCTAGACTTCCACGTCTGACACGGACCATCAATAATTTTGGGGGTCATTAAACACGTCACGAAATTATGAAAAGACTAGAATGTCATTGAGGTACAAATCTAGGACACATATGGTATGTCAGTTGTTTCgctacttacatgtataattatactcGCGTATCCTGTTATGAATTATATACCAGGCGATAAAAAGGatgcaaaacaaaaatgaaagggGAGACGAAATGGGAATGCTTTTAAAAATGGTACATTGAATGTATCCTGTTCTACTGTAAAAGCAAATGTTCGGTATATTTAGTATTTCTGTATAATAATACgtccgtttaaaaaaaaaataatggacaAAAAATACAAGATACAATACCTGGAAATAAGAAACTTATAATAAGATTATAATACAAGTAATTTGTAACTTTTTAGTTACAACTTTAAAGGAGATTTTTTGTTGGAATATTAACTCAAATTTTCTTAAGGATATATCCATTATTGTATTTTGAGTCATATTACTCATGCAATTtgatataaagtacatgtaatattgtacATAGATCTCATTTTTAAGGTTGCCAATTTTGCCATAAAAGCAGCACAtttaaatatgattgaattgtaaaaaaaagccAGTCTTTTGAAATTCGTTTGAGAAAAGTTAAACCATACATCTACCGTATGCAAAATGTTATGTTTAAAGGCAATCTAGATTAAAATCGATCACTTATAGTCCTTATCGAAATAGGCCCCGATGCCCTGTATCCCGCATTTGTTTGTATTCCAGAAGTCAAACTCCAATATCCGTTTTATACTGATAACAGACCAACATTGGTACATAAATTTCTCTTTATCAGGTTTATTGTCAATGTATAGCGCTCGTCCAACAGCTGTTGATACCATGACCGgtggtaaattgatttttagagCGCTTAGAGAGGTGGTAATTGCAATTAATATCGGCCATGATTTAAAGATGAGCTCTGGTCATAAACATGTCTTACATACACTGTATTTTTGTCACAAACATTTTAAGCGACTTTGTATATTTATGTAAGTATAGGCCATTATCGTATCTATTTTCAGTGATCATATGGAGTTAACGCTCGGCAACAAATGCATAATATTTCTTTAATCATATTGTTTTGATGGATATTCCCTATTTTCCGAACCAAATGCATACTACTAGAATGCCTGATCATAAATTTAAGAGAAAGGTACTATCATAAACATCTTTCAGCATCAATATTTCCAGATGCACTTcgtattttcttaaaaaaggtAAAGTCTTACTTAATAATACCATGCACTATTATAGTTAGGTAAGATTGAAGATACGATAACAGGCCTTTGCATGCAGATAACGAAAGATCGACTTTGATCATAAGAAAATATCATAGCACATGTAAGGAGACTGGTCGGTCAGCAAATCCATGTAGCCACCAGGTCTACTTTATATTTTAAAGCATAATTTATTTAAGatacatacattatatatatatatatatatatatatatatatatatatatatatatatatatatatatatatatatatatatatatatatatatatatatcagatttgaaatatttgaatattttcatcaatatgtattgatcaatattttgatcaatacagtatttaaaaatgcaCGGCCATTCTACAAAATAGCCAACTTGAGTCGTGCTCCGATTGGAACTCAACGGCGAACACAATAACTACCCTGTCTCTGGGCCTGTGGATATTCTGCATGTACCCTGGGGAGAAACAGAGAACcacattattatttaataaccttcattaaaaaaatctaacttTTCATGTTACTGTAACAACTACACGACGTATACAATccccccaccctaccccccccccccccaccccacccccacatacacacacacgTCTCACTGCCAGCTCCGGGACCGATCATGACCGTCTgagtaatttcaaattaattgtgACAGAGTGAAGTTTTAAGACCATCtacataaatgtattttgtaaaaaaaaaaaactaaaaccaGTTAGGCAGCCTTGTAATTTCGTACAATATTAATGTATGCAGCTCCTTAAATGTTATAGTAGGCTTACCTTCAGCCcgcatatttattttttcttcgcgggaaaattaatttattacagCAACAACAAAAGAAGTTGTACAATatatatcttaatttattttcctACCAAATATAACGTTACGCCTGTTTTGACATATCTCATTTCTCCTTTATCCTTGATTACATTACATAGTTTGTGGTTTATTCATGTGCCCTTAACAACAAACATTTAGCATTCGGATGTACAACTTAAGATAAATCAGGATGCGCAGATCtgcggggggagggggggcagACATtcctgaaaaaaatcaaaatttcataaatttatattgtaaaattgcCGCAAATATGCCTTGGGCCATCACCATCTCCGGCATTCtgaaatccccccccccccccctttgaacaatttttttttcaatttctggATACCCGCATGAATGAGTCTCGGTTCAATCTCAATTAGATAGAACTCTGACGGTACTGGAATGACATTTGTGTCCATATTCGAATTTCAGCATTTTTCCTTGTAAACGTTTTAAAGCACTTCCATAAGCACTTCCAATAATATATTAAAGCGGCATTGTATCAGTAATGGTTATTAAACGCTCGAAAAAAGGGTTGTGTTAAGCTGTGATATAATTTATAACTGATTGTCTACAAAGATcgccatttttgttttcaattttgtaatgatttatgtgaataattttctttgcgaaaaatgtatcttttttaGATATATCATAATTCTAATGTTTAAAGTAATACTGATCAGAAATTTTCAAATTGCTGATTAATAGAATGAATACTGataataggtttttttttctttgcttgattaattcattttataatcTCAGAagaataattcattaattaaacattaaagaAAAAGTTATAATATTTCAGTGTATGTCAACTAAaaagatattcttttaaattatcCAATCGAGTTTGATCGTAATGCATGCATTTGTACAAAAtgcagttttaaaaacaagtttgtTTTAATACTATTATGTACATTTGAATATCATTATACCAATACAGTGTAATGCTTATCACCTGGTCACATCAATTCACCTTTAATTTAGGAATAGTTGTTTTAGGGCTcgggaaatatacatgtagccaCATAATGTTTACTATTTAAGTGTTGGCTTTAAGTAGGATATTGAGGACTTGTATGACTTAGCGTTGGGTctggggttttttaaaaaaatttttaaaaggtttaaaaAGTCATGTTTATTATACTAAAAAGAACAAGGCGGAAATATTCggaataatttaatttgttgtCTACTAGACTTTGATCCGTGCGTGGACGGGttaacattgcatatgatatcggacattcacgaaatagatacatcgacagaCCGTATTAACAGAACCAAGCTTTAAGACtataataatgctattaatttcacaacACTCTGCTTTGCTAGAATTTATagtcaaacttttttttcggGACAGGCTTCActacagttaaaatgcctcccattaaccggtaatgtagcaaaaaattgcaaaattgcttataaatgtttttggagaaaattaatgatgcCGCATTGAGAATAACAGTCAAATCATTCAgtacaaaccattttgaggctgtaaatagcTTTCATCTGAAAACTTaaatcatattaatgaagaattcaacactttttcaccaacgttttttactcgcttcaaatttacacaccatATTGGCATTCGGAATTCTCgggtttttcatattaaatgcactgagttagcgTTATTTCcctattttctttgatgaacagattaTATTAatagcaaattttcaataaaaatgtacatgtctttgtttgaatttatccattcaaatgtgatattgttgaaacataaactaaagagcctcccgtggtttagcgtgaatgtaatgcgcatgcgcaagattttAAGATCCagaaaatccagatgattttcagattttttaaaggaattttcgtcgattattaattagcgaagcttgttgagaaaaataaaagcaaattggTTATATTAAAgtaccaataatgtttaaaatatataaaacaaaagacagtactcttccaatTTAAATTCTCGGCATTAGAGCCCAAAAAATCGAgtcaattgttttaatataaaagtaTAGATTTATAAAAGGTAATTGaatcaaaacaatattatatatgaaaataacaaaaagatGCCACAGTTTCTTAATAATCTTTTAAACTTGGTTCATTAACCACATTGACTTTGAACAGTTCTTTGATTACGCTGGGGATTAAATTGAATCTAGAATCATTTCTGTGTTTCATCATTGCCTTCAGTATTTTGCGGTGCATGAATGTGAAATATCGTCGAATTTAGAGTCTCGGAATATTCTTCTATAATTCTACTTCTCGCGCTGTTGCCATTTTTAAGTGATTATGTGTCTTGGGTCTGTGCAATTTCAATCTTCTACCTTACTTATTCAACCATGCTTAATTGTTGAGAGATCCGGAGATAATTCAGAGACACTATAGAATATCTacgttgttttgattttttgattaAGGAAATTCGTGTGCCGTTGTGTTGTCCACCAGGACTGTTAAACCAGAATTGTTGGTGCGTATTGGAtccaatatttcattttcaattatgCAAAATACCCCCATTAAcctctattatttttattgattttttaatttataataaatgtaaGTCGATATGTATTTCCACAATTTATTTCACTTTAGGAATaatgaatcattattttattatcattgaTGATATAAATACGGGCGGTCACATGATCAATATCcataaaatcaaaagtaaataatattttgaactgcaactgaactacatgtacatgtacatgtttgaagATCATTCCAATAATCAAGAGGGAATATCACATTCAGACTATTTTAACACAAGTGTTAAATGTCTCTGGAATACTTGATTTCCCTTATATTGCCGTTCGTGTGATCACAAACAAAAAGATTATCTTTATTGTCCACACATAGACCTAAAGGATCTTTTAAATCACAGTTATCTatgtaacggagaaactgtccatcctgatccagaatgtggatacaatggttgtttccgtctgctgtcaggatacgaccctgactgtctgttgtgattCCCTGGGGTTGGAAAGGTTTGTTTTTGGTAGTTGAAGTATAACCGGTGTATATCCATCTGATTTTTCCGGCCTCGTTAACAACCACTGCTGCACCAGCCTTATAATCAGCaacacagatgtcatggtttctgttctcgGTGATATATTTCATAGAACCATTGCCTGAGTACAAAGGTTTACCttcatcatcaaattgaatAGTTTGTTTTTCGGTAGATCCAgagtaacggacaactttggattgagttTGATCATCACTGTACAtggtaaccaggagatcaccagtaGAGGTGACACATAGGTTAAGGGGCTTCCATCCCTGTAATCTGATCAACTCTTTTCTTTGTTGATTCTTTACTTTGTTCACTGTCTTTGTTACCCAGTCAGCGTACAGTAGATCCCCATCAACGTCAACAGCTATATCATTTGGGCGCCTAATAAAGTTTGTTTTGATCGTACGGAGGATATTACCTTTTATATTAAAGTATTTGATATCACTACTAAAACCACTGGTACAGAATATCTCTTCCTTAAAACAGATTATACTGAATAGTCTATCACACCCAGTCTGTATTATGGCAACAACCTTGGGTTTATCCAGCAGCTCTCTGACTGAAGTTTTTGGTTTGTTTATCGACAACCTATTTTCTTTTGTGGCATTAGATAACGGTATAATAATCTGTCcaaagaaattatataaatgttcGCGGTCAATTGGTTTAGGAATGAATGTTGGCAGCAATACATTAACCTTGGCTGGAAGCTTGCTTATGTCTCTGATCTTAGATACGTATTCTATGGTTGTGGATATTTCAGTAGACTTCTCGAGTTCCCCTAAAACTATTGAAGTTTCCTTTATTAGAGActgcatttgttttatttcattaaagtgTTTCTTCAAAATGCTTTCGTGTTTCAGTTTTATGTCattgatttcagttttcttCTGGTTGATAACGATgtcgatttctctgtgccattccTCTCCTTGTTTTGTTATTTCTGTTGTAAGTTTCTCGTATCCTTCATCCAGGTTGGCAAGCTGATTTTCCAGTTCAAAtgcaatttcttcatatttaGGAGAAATAGAGACTCCTAGTTCTACTTTATCCTTTTTGATGATTTCTTTCTTTGTCACATATTCATGTTTAACTTCTACAAACCTATGCCCAGTGTGTTGTTCAGATGCCATGCAAGAAGAGCAAACAAAAGACCTGCAATCTTTACAAAGTAATTCACAATGTTTGTGTGGATGTCTTCCACATTTCGGATAAATGAGGGTTGATCTTCGTTCGTTGAAAGGTACAATTGTGTGTTTATGATATCCATCTGAGATATGATCAACTACACAGGGCTTGCAcaggttgacatgacaaaagtcacaatagctgtgtactatggcggtctcacaaaggtcacagCGGTGCACATCCTGGCCACTAGATCGAGGATCCATAATTGTTCTACAAAATTATAGACAAATACTAAATAGCCATTtgttaatcaaaaatatatatatatatatatatatatatatatatatatatatatatatatatatatatatatatatatatatatatatatatatatatatatatatatatatatctaaatgttatatcatatatacTATTAGTTTTCAAGGCTTAATCAAGGATGTACGGGGGTTTACCCCGGGTTGTATTCCATACACCTTGATGCCGAAGGCCGAAGGGTGTATAAAATACAACCTGGGGTTAATCCCCGTTCACTCTTGGTTGGGCCTGGATAACGAATTTATTGCCTATGttacacaaattttaaatttatattgtttacCGGTGCTTTGCGACttgaaaatcaattaatattaattgaaattgtGCTGAAAACcatttacagtaaaactcggttgtagcgaagtcctagggaccaatggaatTACTTCGTTGTATCCGTagttcgttatatccgtatagcgaattcgtaataataactatagcgaattcattatatacatattttctttcaccagactacaCTTTTTGCTAAGTGAGACTGAGAATGAAAAACAATCTTTTGATACCTTTGATAatcggattgtgaattgaagaatttatgtgaaaataaattcattcaaactattatgttaaatggtagtgcaaattttttaaactgtaaagaacttcgttataaaattgttaaatttcgttatcaCTCATCTCTACGgtactcaaaatcagttcgctatatccgtaaattcgttatatccgtacaCAGTCAATGCTTCATAATTATATCAGTCTTCATAAACTTATtacattatacaattattattaAAGCTTATTTCTACAGGATATTATTgacacacaaataaaaaaaaaagaaaataactgtacatgtaacatgtaacatggaCACCTTCCCGGAATACTCCCTCTAGTCTACACCAACATGCATGCACACGAACAATCTATGTATTGTCCTAATAGCCTTAAACGGCATGATAATATCTGCTGGCAGTTAAAGTTGATTTGGATaccttttttatttacttattgtttttgccTGTCCATATTTTCTATAAGTCTAGCCGCtacccctaccccccccccctcccccaactttcaattttctttcGACGCCACCGGATACGGTGTTGTATTTCACCCCTTCtataaaatgaaagtaattTTTTACAACGTAATATTTATAGTGTATTGTTGAAAATGTCTAGGATTGGCATTTACTTCACGTGATTGAaggaatgaaacaaaaataagcaaaaaatgtaaatttaaaaaaagaatacataccgtgttaattataatttaacaaATTCTTTACCGTCTGATATCTGTGCCGCTAAACATGGCTGATCTTGCTCTGTGTTATCACCTGACTGGAAGTTCACAGTCAATAATATCAGAGTTACTTCTCGTGAACCACGAGTTAATACGTGGACACAAAATACAAGAGAAtcttaacaccccccccccctttatatGGCAGTACTTAAGTCAAGGTATAACCAACGATAGATACATATGTGTCTGAAAATTAGAAGGTAGTGTAGCTGTGCATTTTTTTGAAGTTCAAATGAATTGAAAAGACAATGTTTTAGCTGACGCATTTAAAtacgagaaaaaaaatgatatttcgaTTCAACAATGCACAGAAAAATTTAGCACTGTCCAAAGCACAAATTTCCTATTCTTTCTGTTtatgataattaaaacaaaacaaatgatttAAATGTTGAATTAAGCTTTCTATCACATCGTCTTTCTTAGTTACTATCCGATATTAaataaatccaaatattttgctgataatgcgagaaagtgatactttcaaaatctttttcaatgtCCATAAGATTAAGGACCAAGTCAAcgctttaaatttttaaatcgaATTATACGCATACATCAATGtgatttttggttttattttctgtatcattataataatgataattttttttttttaaattaacgtCTGTTtatggaatttatttttatagggtCTCTTCTATATTTTACAAACTTCACatttacaaatcaaaatcaatcattgAAAAAGTATTCTTAAAATGAACTGATTAGCATTATCAAGTcacaaacataggtaatcatagattactaagctcaccgagacggagcatcacccttatgagacatcaccttcataagaccacctttatcattttatatgaaaatcatactttatgatcttggatattcatggattctgttttgacaaaatattgtatatcatctgataattttttttatgataatcatatgttcatatgttaatcaattcaatgatataaaattaaatattgcatcatatcatatttataa
This genomic interval carries:
- the LOC117682807 gene encoding uncharacterized protein, translated to MDPRSSGQDVHRCDLCETAIVHSYCDFCHVNLCKPCVVDHISDGYHKHTIVPFNERRSTLIYPKCGRHPHKHCELLCKDCRSFVCSSCMASEQHTGHRFVEVKHEYVTKKEIIKKDKVELGVSISPKYEEIAFELENQLANLDEGYEKLTTEITKQGEEWHREIDIVINQKKTEINDIKLKHESILKKHFNEIKQMQSLIKETSIVLGELEKSTEISTTIEYVSKIRDISKLPAKVNVLLPTFIPKPIDREHLYNFFGQIIIPLSNATKENRLSINKPKTSVRELLDKPKVVAIIQTGCDRLFSIICFKEEIFCTSGFSSDIKYFNIKGNILRTIKTNFIRRPNDIAVDVDGDLLYADWVTKTVNKVKNQQRKELIRLQGWKPLNLCVTSTGDLLVTMYSDDQTQSKVVRYSGSTEKQTIQFDDEGKPLYSGNGSMKYITENRNHDICVADYKAGAAVVVNEAGKIRWIYTGYTSTTKNKPFQPQGITTDSQGRILTADGNNHCIHILDQDGQFLRYIDNCDLKDPLGLCVDNKDNLFVCDHTNGNIREIKYSRDI